A single region of the Hypanus sabinus isolate sHypSab1 chromosome 21, sHypSab1.hap1, whole genome shotgun sequence genome encodes:
- the pgpep1l gene encoding pyroglutamyl-peptidase 1, with product MDNVTPKDTNGSSPPLVLVTGFGPFRRYLSNPSWVAVQELKALGLGENIRMHIALLPVHYQRCRELVARMWETLRPQLAVHIGVATAAKTVILEQCAKNHGYKEGDICGLTPEGNCCIEGGPEEIESLVNMRAIYKKFRSTDIAVLHSRDAGRFLCDFVYYLSLHHGNGRACFIHIPAPSSDSEAKTPGKVLQLIVQEMLQQLETDIH from the exons ATGGACAATGTCACACCCAAGGACACCAATGGTTCCAGCCCGCCATTGGTGTTGGTGACTG GGTTCGGACCGTTCCGAAGATACCTCAGTAATCCCAGCTGGGTGGCTGTTCAG GAACTGAAGGCATTGGGTCTGGGTGAGAACATCCGAATGCACATTGCCCTACTGCCTGTGCACTACCAGAGGTGCCGAGAGCTGGTGGCCAGGATGTGGGAAACGCTTCGGCCACAG CTGGCGGTCCACATTGGGGTAGCAACAGCAGCGAAGACCGTCATTCTCGAACAATGCGCCAAGAATCATGGATACAAAGAGGGCGATATCTGTGGCCTCACTCCGGAGGGGAACTGCTGCATCGAGGGAGGGCCAGAGGAGATCGAGTCACTTGTCAATATGAGGGCAATCTACAAAAAATTCCGCTCAACAGATATCGCAGTCCTCCATTCCAGAGATGCAGGGAG GTTCCTGTGTGACTTTGTCTACTACCTTTCTCTGCACCATGGCAACGGAAGGGCCTGCTTCATTCACATCCCTGCACCGAGCTCCGACTCAGAAGCCAAGACCCCAGGCAAGGTCCTGCAGCTGATCGTACAGGAGATGCTCCAACAGCTGGAGACAGATATCCACTAA